In a single window of the Dreissena polymorpha isolate Duluth1 chromosome 3, UMN_Dpol_1.0, whole genome shotgun sequence genome:
- the LOC127870964 gene encoding uncharacterized protein LOC127870964 yields the protein MSVYSRFARLRKSEPRAFSRYQTMDQRLQTFEDRPSKRSVSKEDLASQGFIYDPCVISDTRENFSDTIFNCVRCVFCNAHISIWNMDKVDVRVRHRQLCPACPFVFDWNMNKEEIVRLSHRRFGRACPFEFEFLDYELCDRYLENEFEKQYERDNYGIVETESDQDVHSSDDIQKYSNKSVESLQTKDDQKYDEYDNYSDLDELLMAKIDKTCTRTRYKSYQKQTEKQRKKAENRLKKKRRTKIRNAKRDQKQTYYQDRIDDDNYIPQKGSNDQDVKKHDRKMCWVCRTNDAGDILEEQVFESYEQFYQKQKYYRGEIDDDNHIFQKGSNDQDAEIHDRKMCWVCRSRDIDDMIEEQFLDDQYREETNFYSDEISGIDDEKQNQVERLWDEETEYIYFSDYEAFVQYMDEYERQHPCICIGSLGVFSITLRLKTFEYKQS from the coding sequence atgtctgtgtacagtcgttttgcgaggcttagaaaatctgaaccacgagccttcagtcgctatcaaactatggaccagagacttcaaacctttgaagacaggccatccaaacgcagcgtgtcaaaggaagacctggctagccaagggttcatctacgacccttgtgtcatctccgacacgagagagaatttctccgacactatttttaattgcgttagatgcgtgttttgcaatgcgcacatttccatttggaacatggacaaagtagatgtgagagttaggcatcgacagctgtgccccgcttgtccttttgtgttcgattggaacatgaacaaagaagaaatagtgagactcagtcatcgacggtttggtcgtgcttgtccttttgaatttgaatttcttgactatgagttatgcgataggtacttggaaaacgagtttgaaaagcaatatgaaagagataattatggaattgtggaaacagaaagcgatcaagatgttcattctagcgatgatatccaaaaatattcaaataaatcggtagaaagtcttcaaacaaaagatgaccaaaagtatgacgaatacgataattatagtgatttggatgagctgctaatggcgaaaattgacaagacttgtactcgtacccgctacaaatcttatcaaaaacaaactgaaaagcagcgtaaaaaggctgaaaacaggctgaaaaagaaacgaagaacaaaaatacgcaatgcaaaacgagatcaaaagcaaacatattaccaggacagaatcgacgatgataattacatacctcaaaaaggttccaatgatcaagatgtaaagaaacatgatagaaaaatgtgttgggtttgcagaactaatgatgctggcgatatactggaagaacaggttttcgaatcttacgaacagttttatcaaaagcaaaaatattaccggggcgaaatcgacgatgataatcacatatttcaaaagggttccaatgatcaagatgcagagatacatgatagaaaaatgtgttgggtttgcagaagccgtgatatcgatgatatgatagaagaaCAGTTTTTGGACGACCAATATAGAGAAGAAACCAATTTTTATTCGGACGAAATCAGTGGCATCgatgatgaaaaacaaaatcaggttGAACGTCTATGGGATGAAGAGaccgagtatatttatttttctgactatgaggcattcgttcaatacatggatgaatatgagaggcaacatccatgtatttgtataggaagtttaggtgtattttcgataacgctacgactcaaaacatttgaatataagcaatcataa